One Acipenser ruthenus unplaced genomic scaffold, fAciRut3.2 maternal haplotype, whole genome shotgun sequence genomic region harbors:
- the rpusd4 gene encoding pseudouridylate synthase RPUSD4, mitochondrial, which yields MAARIWTPAWVLLSSNSANATSILRKTFSHLSRTGADWVPRGQPAMLTHGSVTNIRCLFKSTGAAAQFPRRIQRQGAAEKETPNSDRESVRGPETGRGSAAKTGKAVKKLKAVDLAHRLRREKREEDVAKRKIVKSDSPVLRRVQELRQFTLQLQKVHPNVLAKALKRGILYEDQELIAINKPYGVPVHGGPGVKNNIGEVLPILAKMTGGMGAEPLHLCHRLDKETTGAMLLAKSEESADHIHHLFKTHQVVKKYWVLCVGVPVPSEGVIDIPIIEREVSGPQPHFKMSLAPVFRLSEGGESVTRVRPSRESHQAVTCYRTLASTGTSALVELQPVTGVKHQIRVHMSLGLGCQILGDHKYAHNSKLAPQKLSEGFLRRLGLVQSKARHLPLHLHARQLTFPGGAGGHQEVTVSSPLPKFFLTSLKRLKIELPGKEEP from the exons ATGGCAGCGCGCATATGGACGCCGGCGTGGGTGTTACTCTCTTCAAATTCTGCAAACGCAACAAGCATTTTAAGAAAGACGTTCAGTCATCTGAGCCGGACCGGGGCGGACTGGGTCCCTCGGGGCCAACCGGCAATGCTAACCCACGGTTCGGTGACAAACATCAGATGCTTGTTTAAATCGACCGGGGCAGCGGCGCAGTTTCCCCGGCGGATCCAGCGGCAGGGAGCCGCCGAGAAAGAGACGCCGAATTCGGATCGGGAGAGCGTGAGGGGTCCGGAGACGGGTCGCGGTTCCGCAGCGAAGACGGGCAAagctgtaaaaaaattaaaagcagtggATTTAGCTCACAGACTgcggagagagaagagagaagaggatGTTGCAAAACGCAAAATCGTG AAATCGGACTCCCCAGTACTGAGGAGGGTTCAAGAGCTGAGGCAGTTTACTCTGCAGCTCCAAAAGGTGCACCCCAATGTTTTAGCCAAAGCGCTAAAGAGAGGGATTCTGTACGAAGACCAGGAACTCATAGCAATAAATAAACCCTATGGGGTCCCAGTTCATG ggggcCCTGGAGTAAAAAATAACATTGGGGAGGTGCTGCCCATTCTCGCCAAGATGACAGGCGGAATGGGGGCGGAGCCACTGCATCTCTGTCACCGATTGGACAAGGAGACCACCGGCGCCATGCTATTGGCGAAGAGTGAGGAGTCAGCTGACCACATCCATCACCTCTTCAAAACTCATCAGGTTGTGAAAAAATACTG gGTGCTGTGTGTTGGGGTACCAGTTCCCTCTGAAGGTGTTATTGATATCCCCATCATTGAGAGGGAGGTCAGTGGCCCTCAGCCACACTTTAAG atgaGCCTGGCTCCAGTGTTCAGGCTCTCCGAAGGAGGGGAGTCAGTGACCCGGGTTCGACCCAGCAGGGAGTCTCATCAGGCAGTGACTTGCTACCGCACGCTGGCCAGCACTGGGACCAGTGCCTTGGTGGAGCTGCAGCCCGTCACAG gggtgAAGCACCAGATTCGAGTTCACATGTCGCTGGGTTTGGGGTGTCAGATTCTGGGGGACCACAAGTATGCACACAACAGCAAACTGGCACCACAG AAGCTGTCCGAAGGTTTTCTACGCAGACTGGGGCTGGTGCAGAGTAAAGCGCGTCACCTCCCCCTGCACCTCCACGCTCGCCAGCTGACCTTCCCCGGGGGCGCCGGGGGTCACCAAGAGGTCACCGTCTCCAGCCCACTCCCCAAATTCTTCCTCACCTCCCTGAAGAGGCTGAAGATCGAGCTCCCGGGCAAGGAGGAGCCATAG
- the LOC117414444 gene encoding matrix metalloproteinase-25 isoform X1, translating to MDLFNTTGTSTFVFILSAFGSLFLSYLPVTESVPQNSDAFSKGVDWLSRYGYLPPPDPRTGQLQTREGIEKAIRVMQRFGGIQETGKLDSETMALMKTPRCSLPDIIGTSELLRRRKRYALSGLLWRKKTLSWRVLSYPQTPQNQGLPQGTVDSLLHYALKPWGDVTPLHFERASPGGGDPDIKVEFSRSYHEDGYPFDGPGGTLAHAFFPGDHPISGDTHFDDDETWTYMANDDQGTDLFTVAVHEFGHALGLSHSSSSHSIMKPYYQGSAGDPVKYSLPQDDVEGIQQLYGKKDGQITPPPDARPTQPKIPTFPPGRPTRQPRPDLPDRCSQGGFDAIANIRGEVFFFKNKYFWRVQRSGSLVSLAPALISNFWHGLPKDLRKIDAVYERTADSKIIFFIGDEFWLFSDTRSLPGYPKPLSLWGLPSGRVDGSFVWAHNGKTYFFRGAQFWRYDDREKRMDTGYPKPISLWRGIPDDLDDVITWGDGDAYFFKGDQYWVQKKGGLDQGEVTPKSVPIDWMRCPPPRTSPAPPQTPPNPRAGCNCDLGSGGAGLREHRRSHWLLTVTVVFYFLLPSSTTFSSDSPGMSYTF from the exons ATGGATTTATTTAACACGACCGGTACCAGTACGTTTGTTTTCATTCTGTCGGCGTTTGGGTCGCTCTTCCTGAGTTATTTACCGGTAACCGAATCCGTCCCGCAGAACTCGGACGCTTTCAGCAAGGGTGTG GACTGGCTGAGCCGCTATGGGTACCTGCCTCCCCCCGATCCTCGGACGGGACAGCTCCAGACAAGGGAGGGCATCGAGAAGGCAATCCGGGTCATGCAGAGATTCGGAGGGATCCAAGAGACAGGGAAACTGG ACTCAGAGACCATGGCTCTCATGAAGACGCCTCGCTGCTCGCTGCCGGACATCATCGGAACCTCAGAGCTGCTTCGCCGACGGAAACGCTACGCCCTGAGCGGGCTTCTGTGGCGGAAGAAGACACTGAGCTGGAG ggtgCTCTCGTACCCCCAGACTCCTCAGAACCAGGGTCTCCCCCAGGGCACGGTGGACTCCCTCCTGCACTATGCTCTGAAGCCCTGGGGCGACGTGACCCCGCTACACTTCGAGCGTGCCTCGCCGGGAGGGGGGGACCCCGATATCAAGGTGGAGTTCAGCCGCTCCTATCACGAGGACGGTTACCCCTTCGACGGCCCGGGGGGCACCCTTGCCCACGCCTTCTTCCCTGGAGACCACCCCATATCAGGGGACACTCACTTCGATGATGATGAGACCTGGACATACATGGCTAACG ATGATCAGGGCACAGATCTCTTCACCGTGGCAGTCCATGAGTTTGGTCACGCCCTGGGGCTGtctcactcctcctcctcccactccATCATGAAGCCGTACTATCAGGGTAGCGCGGGGGACCCCGTGAAATACTCCCTCCCGCAGGATGACGTGGAGGGGATACAGCAGCTGTACG GTAAAAAAGACGGACAGATCACCCCCCCTCCAGATGCGCGGCCCACCCAGCCCAAGATTCCAACCTTTCCCCCTGGCCGACCAACCCGTCA gcCTCGCCCGGACCTACCAGATCGGTGCTCCCAGGGGGGATTCGACGCCATCGCAAACATCAGAGGAGAAGTCTTCTTTTTCAAGA atAAGTATTTCTGGCGAGTGCAGCGCTCTGGGTCTCTAGTCTCTCTCGCCCCGGCACTCATCTCAAATTTCTGGCACGGGCTCCCGAAGGACCTGCGCAAAATCGATGCCGTGTACGAGAGAACAGCTGACAGCAAGATCATCTTCTTCATCG GTGATGAGTTCTGGCTGTTCTCTGACACTCGCTCCCTACCAGGGTACCCCAAGCCCCTCTCTCTCTGGGGTCTCCCCTCAGGGAGGGTTGATGGCTCCTTCGTTTGGGCTCACAATGGAAAGACCTACTTCTTCCGCGGGGCTCAGTTCTGGCGCTACGACGACCGTGAGAAACGCATGGACACAGGGTACCCCAAACCCATCAGCCTTTGGCGCGGGATTCCTGACGACCTCGATGATGTCATCACCTGGGGAGATG GCGACGCCTACTTCTTCAAGGGAGACCAATACTGGGTGCAGAAAAAAGGGGGGCTGGACCAGGGAGAGGTGACCCCGAAATCCGTGCCCATCGATTGGATGAGGTGCCCCCCGCCCCGCACCAGCCCTGCCCCTCCGCAGACCCCACCCAATCCCAGGGCAGGTTGTAACTGTGACTTGGGCAGCGGAGGGGCGGGTCTTAGAGAGCACAGGCGATCTCATTGGCTGCTTACTGTGACCGTTGTGTTCTACTTCCTCCTCCCCTCTTCCACGACCTTTTCCTCGGACTCTCCAGGAATGAGTTACACGTTTTAA
- the LOC117414444 gene encoding matrix metalloproteinase-25 isoform X2: MDLFNTTGTSTFVFILSAFGSLFLSYLPVTESVPQNSDAFSKGVDWLSRYGYLPPPDPRTGQLQTREGIEKAIRVMQRFGGIQETGKLDSETMALMKTPRCSLPDIIGTSELLRRRKRYALSGLLWRKKTLSWRVLSYPQTPQNQGLPQGTVDSLLHYALKPWGDVTPLHFERASPGGGDPDIKVEFSRSYHEDGYPFDGPGGTLAHAFFPGDHPISGDTHFDDDETWTYMANGKKDGQITPPPDARPTQPKIPTFPPGRPTRQPRPDLPDRCSQGGFDAIANIRGEVFFFKNKYFWRVQRSGSLVSLAPALISNFWHGLPKDLRKIDAVYERTADSKIIFFIGDEFWLFSDTRSLPGYPKPLSLWGLPSGRVDGSFVWAHNGKTYFFRGAQFWRYDDREKRMDTGYPKPISLWRGIPDDLDDVITWGDGDAYFFKGDQYWVQKKGGLDQGEVTPKSVPIDWMRCPPPRTSPAPPQTPPNPRAGCNCDLGSGGAGLREHRRSHWLLTVTVVFYFLLPSSTTFSSDSPGMSYTF, encoded by the exons ATGGATTTATTTAACACGACCGGTACCAGTACGTTTGTTTTCATTCTGTCGGCGTTTGGGTCGCTCTTCCTGAGTTATTTACCGGTAACCGAATCCGTCCCGCAGAACTCGGACGCTTTCAGCAAGGGTGTG GACTGGCTGAGCCGCTATGGGTACCTGCCTCCCCCCGATCCTCGGACGGGACAGCTCCAGACAAGGGAGGGCATCGAGAAGGCAATCCGGGTCATGCAGAGATTCGGAGGGATCCAAGAGACAGGGAAACTGG ACTCAGAGACCATGGCTCTCATGAAGACGCCTCGCTGCTCGCTGCCGGACATCATCGGAACCTCAGAGCTGCTTCGCCGACGGAAACGCTACGCCCTGAGCGGGCTTCTGTGGCGGAAGAAGACACTGAGCTGGAG ggtgCTCTCGTACCCCCAGACTCCTCAGAACCAGGGTCTCCCCCAGGGCACGGTGGACTCCCTCCTGCACTATGCTCTGAAGCCCTGGGGCGACGTGACCCCGCTACACTTCGAGCGTGCCTCGCCGGGAGGGGGGGACCCCGATATCAAGGTGGAGTTCAGCCGCTCCTATCACGAGGACGGTTACCCCTTCGACGGCCCGGGGGGCACCCTTGCCCACGCCTTCTTCCCTGGAGACCACCCCATATCAGGGGACACTCACTTCGATGATGATGAGACCTGGACATACATGGCTAACG GTAAAAAAGACGGACAGATCACCCCCCCTCCAGATGCGCGGCCCACCCAGCCCAAGATTCCAACCTTTCCCCCTGGCCGACCAACCCGTCA gcCTCGCCCGGACCTACCAGATCGGTGCTCCCAGGGGGGATTCGACGCCATCGCAAACATCAGAGGAGAAGTCTTCTTTTTCAAGA atAAGTATTTCTGGCGAGTGCAGCGCTCTGGGTCTCTAGTCTCTCTCGCCCCGGCACTCATCTCAAATTTCTGGCACGGGCTCCCGAAGGACCTGCGCAAAATCGATGCCGTGTACGAGAGAACAGCTGACAGCAAGATCATCTTCTTCATCG GTGATGAGTTCTGGCTGTTCTCTGACACTCGCTCCCTACCAGGGTACCCCAAGCCCCTCTCTCTCTGGGGTCTCCCCTCAGGGAGGGTTGATGGCTCCTTCGTTTGGGCTCACAATGGAAAGACCTACTTCTTCCGCGGGGCTCAGTTCTGGCGCTACGACGACCGTGAGAAACGCATGGACACAGGGTACCCCAAACCCATCAGCCTTTGGCGCGGGATTCCTGACGACCTCGATGATGTCATCACCTGGGGAGATG GCGACGCCTACTTCTTCAAGGGAGACCAATACTGGGTGCAGAAAAAAGGGGGGCTGGACCAGGGAGAGGTGACCCCGAAATCCGTGCCCATCGATTGGATGAGGTGCCCCCCGCCCCGCACCAGCCCTGCCCCTCCGCAGACCCCACCCAATCCCAGGGCAGGTTGTAACTGTGACTTGGGCAGCGGAGGGGCGGGTCTTAGAGAGCACAGGCGATCTCATTGGCTGCTTACTGTGACCGTTGTGTTCTACTTCCTCCTCCCCTCTTCCACGACCTTTTCCTCGGACTCTCCAGGAATGAGTTACACGTTTTAA